The Phormidium yuhuli AB48 DNA window GAGCAAGAGCGATTAGAGAAATAGCTGCTTCAGCTACCTGGGGAGTTTGAGGACTCGAATCTCAATAGCAGCTATGATTGAGGTTTGCTCAATACTGGCTTAAATCCATAGTGGCTATGATGGCAGAACCTCACCAGGAACAGGCTTGGTTAGAAATTGGTCGCATTGTTGCGCCTCAAGGGGTGCGCGGGGCCATGCGCGTCTATCCCGATTCCGATTTCCCGGAACGCTTCCTGGAACCGGGACAACGCTGGTTGCGACGTGAGGGCCAGGGCCAACCTGAGCCGGTTGAACTGCTCAAGGGGCGAGATTTGCCCGGAAAGGGTCTTTATGTGATTGAACTTGAGGGTGTCAGCACGCGGGAGGCGGCGGAGGCGTTGCGCGGGGCGGTGTTGTTGGTCCCTGAGGGCGATCGCCCCCCCTTGGAGTCGGGAGAGTTCCATGTTCAGGATTTGTTAGGCTTGGAGGTATTCCACCACCAGACGGGCCAACGGCTTGGGGTGACGGTGGATGTGTTCTCGGCGGGCAATGATTTGTTACAAGTGGAGTTAGATGCGGCGCTCGTACCACAAAAACAAGAATCCGTCAAGACTAAATCCAAGAAAAAACGGCAGAAACCTCCCTCAGCGCCGACGGTGTTAGTCCCCTTCGTCGAGGCGATCGTGCCGGTGGTGGACTTGGAGCAGCAGCGCCTGGAACTTGATCCCCCTCCGGGATTACTAGATATCATCAACTAGAACTGCCGGTCTGCGTCTCCCCAGAGGAACCGAGGCCCAATCGCGACCGTCACCCAGACTATCGCCCCCTTGTTGATTTAACCAACGCTAAGCTATGAGACAATTTAGCCCTCGTCCCTGTCCCTGTTGTACCCCCATTGACTCGGGAACCTCCCTGGAAACCTTGCAAGTGGCGATCGCCCTGGTGTTGGGGTTCTCGGTGGTGGAATGGCTCACGGGACAGTTTAGCCATAGCCTCTCCCTGCTGGCGGACTCGGGACATATGTTGACCGATGCGATCGCCCTTAGCCTAGCCTTATGGGCCACCTGGCGGGTGCGGCTGGGCCATCCGGGGGGACGGCGGGACAGTGGGGTTGCTATTGTCAATGGTCTTTCCTTATTGGTAATGGCGGGGTTGGTCCTCTGGGAAGCGTTACGCCATCTGAATCATCCTCCGGAAGAACTCTTGAGTTTACCCGTGTTGGGGGTAGCACTGTTGGGTCTCCTCATCAATGCCAGCAGCGCCAAACTCCTCCATCAAGGGAGTCAGAGTAATTTAAACCTGGAAGGGGCTTTTCTCCATGCTGTGGCCGATGCCATGGGGTCTGTGGGGGTGATTGTGGCGGCTCTGGTGGCGTATCTCTGGGGCTGGCATTGGGTTGATACCGCCATTGGCGTGGCGATCGCTGGCTTTATCACCATCAGCGCCATTCCCCTGTTACTTAAAGCCATTGCACAGTGGCGGGCTCCCGTCAAGGCTGTACAAGACCCGTCAGGTTTGTTAGAACTAGGCCAGGCGGCTCTCATCCGTAAGCTGGACTCAACATCACCCCAACCTCGGCGATCGCCTGTGACCCCCTCAAATTCCTACTCCTGCCAATATCTCAAACCACAACCGCAACAAGGCCCCATCGGTCCCTTGAGTCGGCGGCGAAATGTCAAAATCCGTTGATGATTCCGTTATGGGTGTCGAAGTTGTGTTATTGGTGCAGTGAGTGGGTATCGTTGTTTTGAGCTAAGTTTTGAGCTAAGCCTTGCCCGCCTCCTGTTAACCAACGAGTACAGCTCACGAAAAGCCCCAGACATCCTGCCAAACGGAACCTATGACTAACGTTATTTCCCCCAACCCAGACAACACGCCGATTAAGGTTGAAGATGACCGCACCGGTATGAGTGAGGAGACTCTGAAACGGGCCTTTGCGGACCAACTCTTCTACCTTCAGGGCAAAGACCAGTCCATCGCTACCCTGAATGACTACTATCGCGCCCTAGCCTATGTGGTGCGCGATCGCCTGCTCCATCGCTTCATCAAAACCATTCGCACCTATCGCGAAGAAAACGTCAAGGTCGTTTGTTATCTTTCTGCTGAGTTCCTCATGGGACGGCATTTAGGCAACAACCTGGTTAACCTGGGCCTGTTTGAGAAGATTCAGACCATCATCGAAGAATCGGGACTCAGCCTAGAAGAACTCCTCGAACAAGAAGAAGATCCCGGTTTGGGCAATGGAGGCCTAGGCCGACTAGCCGCCTGCTTCCTCGATTCTCTGGCGACCCTAGAAATTCCCGCCATCGGCTACGGGATTCGCTATGAATTTGGCATCTTCCACCAAATTATTCAAGAAGGCTGGCAAGTAGAAATTCCCGATAACTGGCTGCGATTCGGCAATCCCTGGGAAATTGCCCGGCCTGAGGACACGGTAGAAGTGAAACTCGGCGGCCATACGGAAATGTTCCACGACAGCAACGGTCAATCTCGTTGGTGTTGGATTCCTGATCGCACAGTCATCGCTATCCCCCACGATACCCCGGTTCCCGGCTACCAAACTAACACCGTGAACCCCCTGCGACTCTGGAAAGCAGAAGCCAGTGAAGCCTTTAACTTCGACGCCTTCAACGCCGGGAACTATGACCGGGCTGTGGCCGAAAAAATTAACTCTGAAACCATCTCCAAAGTTCTCTATCCCAACGACAACACCCCCCAAGGACGGGAACTGCGCCTAGCACAACAATACTTCTTTGTCTCGGCATCGTTACAAGACTTAATCCGGCTGCATCTGCGAACCAACCGTTCCTTAGAGAACTTCCACGAACGGGTAGCGATTCAACTCAATGATACCCACCCGGCGATCGCCGTGGCGGAACTGATGCGACTGTTCCTCGATGAACATAACCTGGATTGGGACACCGCCTGGAGTATTAGCGAGAAAACCCTCTGCTACACCAACCACACCCTACTCCCCGAAGCTCTGGAACGGTGGTCAGTTAAACTCTTCAAACGTCTCCTCCCCCGTCACCTAGAACTGATTTATGAAATCAACTTCCGCTTCCTTGAAGATGTGCGGACTTGGTTCCCCGGTGACGATGAACTGGCGGGGCGTTTATCGATTATCGAAGAAGGCCCGGAAAAACAGGTGCGTATGGCCCATTTGGCCTGCGTCGGAGCTCATGCCATTAACGGGGTGGCCGCCTTGCATACGGAACTGCTCAAAAGTCAGACCTTGCGAGACTTTGCCCGTCTCTGGCCGGAAAAATTCTTCAACAAAACCAATGGGGTAACCCCCCGCCGCTGGATGTTGCTGAGTAATCCTAAACTGTCGGAGCTGATTACTGAGAAAATTGGTGACGGTTGGCTGAAAAATTTAGACCAACTCCGTGGAATTGAGAACTGCCTGGAAGACCAAACTTTCCGCAAACAATGGCAGGAGATTAAGCGGCAAAATAAACAAGATTTGGCCACCTATATCAAGGCGAAGCGGGGCATTGACGTCAATCCAGATTCCCTGTTTGATGTCCAAGTGAAGCGGATTCATGAGTACAAACGGCAACATTTAGCCGCCTTGCACATCATCACTCTCTACAACCGCATCAAGCGTAATCCTGATACCGACATTGTGCCTCGGACCTTTATCTTTGGGGGTAAAGCAGCACCGGGATACATCATGGCTAAGTTGATTATTAAACTCATCAACGCTGTGGGTGAAGTGGTGAACAAAGACCCCGATGTTCGGGGCCGCTTGAAAGTGGTGTTCGTGCCCAACTTCAACGTCTCTCTTGGGGAACGAATTTACCCGGCCGCCGATTTGTCGGAACAGATTTCAACGGCGGGTAAAGAGGCTTCGGGAACGGGCAATATGAAGTTTGCCATGAATGGGGCGTTGACGATTGGGACTCTGGATGGGGCGAATATCGAGATTCGTGAAGAGGCCGGGCCAGAAAACTTCTTCCTCTTTGGTTTGACGGCCCAAGAGGTTCAGGACTTGAAGGCTAAGGGGTATAATCCTCGGTCTTACTATGAGAATAATCCTGAACTGCGGGCGGCGATTGATCGCATTGCCAATGGGGACTTCTCGCCGGGCGATCGCGATCGCTTCAAGCCGATTGTGGATAACCTGCTCTATAGCGATCCCTTCATGTTGCTGGCGGACTATCAAGCCTATATTGATTGTCAGCAAGAGGTGAGTAAGGCCTATCGCGATCTCGACTCCTGGACACGCATGGCAATTCTTAATTCAGCGCGCATGGGTAAATTCTCCAGCGATCGCACCATCAATGAGTATTGCAAAGAGATTTGGGATGCTCAACCCGTCAAAATCGAGTTAGAGGAATACTCTCAAGCTGAAGCCACCCTAAAACGTTCCGTCAAAATGCGCTAATCCATTCCCACAATGGATTAAACTCATATCAAGGGGAGAGACTTGGAATGTTAACCCAAGTCTCTCCCCTATTGCCTGTTGCCTGTTGCCTGTTGCCTGTTCCCTATTCCCTATTCCCTATTCCCTGCTCCCCATGCCCACCACCCTAGCCCTCATCGCCCACGACGCGAAAAAAGACCACCTAGTCAGTTTCGCCAAAGACTATTCCTCAATTCT harbors:
- a CDS encoding glycogen/starch/alpha-glucan phosphorylase, encoding MTNVISPNPDNTPIKVEDDRTGMSEETLKRAFADQLFYLQGKDQSIATLNDYYRALAYVVRDRLLHRFIKTIRTYREENVKVVCYLSAEFLMGRHLGNNLVNLGLFEKIQTIIEESGLSLEELLEQEEDPGLGNGGLGRLAACFLDSLATLEIPAIGYGIRYEFGIFHQIIQEGWQVEIPDNWLRFGNPWEIARPEDTVEVKLGGHTEMFHDSNGQSRWCWIPDRTVIAIPHDTPVPGYQTNTVNPLRLWKAEASEAFNFDAFNAGNYDRAVAEKINSETISKVLYPNDNTPQGRELRLAQQYFFVSASLQDLIRLHLRTNRSLENFHERVAIQLNDTHPAIAVAELMRLFLDEHNLDWDTAWSISEKTLCYTNHTLLPEALERWSVKLFKRLLPRHLELIYEINFRFLEDVRTWFPGDDELAGRLSIIEEGPEKQVRMAHLACVGAHAINGVAALHTELLKSQTLRDFARLWPEKFFNKTNGVTPRRWMLLSNPKLSELITEKIGDGWLKNLDQLRGIENCLEDQTFRKQWQEIKRQNKQDLATYIKAKRGIDVNPDSLFDVQVKRIHEYKRQHLAALHIITLYNRIKRNPDTDIVPRTFIFGGKAAPGYIMAKLIIKLINAVGEVVNKDPDVRGRLKVVFVPNFNVSLGERIYPAADLSEQISTAGKEASGTGNMKFAMNGALTIGTLDGANIEIREEAGPENFFLFGLTAQEVQDLKAKGYNPRSYYENNPELRAAIDRIANGDFSPGDRDRFKPIVDNLLYSDPFMLLADYQAYIDCQQEVSKAYRDLDSWTRMAILNSARMGKFSSDRTINEYCKEIWDAQPVKIELEEYSQAEATLKRSVKMR
- the rimM gene encoding ribosome maturation factor RimM (Essential for efficient processing of 16S rRNA) — its product is MMAEPHQEQAWLEIGRIVAPQGVRGAMRVYPDSDFPERFLEPGQRWLRREGQGQPEPVELLKGRDLPGKGLYVIELEGVSTREAAEALRGAVLLVPEGDRPPLESGEFHVQDLLGLEVFHHQTGQRLGVTVDVFSAGNDLLQVELDAALVPQKQESVKTKSKKKRQKPPSAPTVLVPFVEAIVPVVDLEQQRLELDPPPGLLDIIN
- a CDS encoding cation diffusion facilitator family transporter, coding for MRQFSPRPCPCCTPIDSGTSLETLQVAIALVLGFSVVEWLTGQFSHSLSLLADSGHMLTDAIALSLALWATWRVRLGHPGGRRDSGVAIVNGLSLLVMAGLVLWEALRHLNHPPEELLSLPVLGVALLGLLINASSAKLLHQGSQSNLNLEGAFLHAVADAMGSVGVIVAALVAYLWGWHWVDTAIGVAIAGFITISAIPLLLKAIAQWRAPVKAVQDPSGLLELGQAALIRKLDSTSPQPRRSPVTPSNSYSCQYLKPQPQQGPIGPLSRRRNVKIR